A window from Citrobacter amalonaticus encodes these proteins:
- the ymdB gene encoding O-acetyl-ADP-ribose deacetylase, translated as MESRIHVIQGDITTVVVDVIVNAANASLMGGGGVDGAIHRAAGPALLEACMKVRQQQGECPTGHAVITLAGNLPAKAVIHTVGPVWRGGEHNEAQLLQDAYVNSLNLALANGYASIAFPAISTGVYGYPRAAAAEIALKTVSEFITRRALPEQIYFVCYDDETTRLYQRLLTQQGDE; from the coding sequence ATGGAATCGCGTATTCATGTTATCCAGGGGGATATCACCACAGTCGTGGTTGATGTCATCGTCAATGCCGCAAACGCCTCGCTGATGGGGGGCGGAGGTGTTGATGGGGCAATCCATCGCGCTGCGGGCCCCGCCTTACTGGAAGCCTGCATGAAAGTCAGACAGCAGCAGGGCGAGTGCCCGACGGGCCATGCGGTGATCACGCTTGCCGGAAACCTCCCCGCTAAAGCGGTCATTCATACCGTCGGCCCGGTCTGGCGTGGCGGCGAGCATAACGAAGCGCAACTGCTACAGGATGCGTACGTTAATAGCCTGAATCTGGCGCTGGCCAATGGCTACGCGTCCATTGCCTTTCCGGCAATCAGTACCGGAGTTTACGGCTATCCGCGAGCCGCCGCCGCAGAAATTGCGCTAAAAACCGTTTCGGAATTTATTACCCGCCGCGCTTTGCCTGAGCAGATATACTTTGTCTGTTATGATGACGAAACAACCCGACTCTACCAGCGTCTACTTACCCAACAAGGCGATGAATGA
- the mdoC gene encoding glucans biosynthesis protein MdoC translates to MNPVPAQREYFLDSIRAWLMLLGIPFHISLIYSGHTWHVNSAEPSWWLTLFNDFIHSFRMQVFFVISGYFSYMLFLRYPLKRWWKVRVERVGIPMLTAIPLLTLPQFIMLQYVKGKADSWQTLSLYEKYNTLAWELISHLWFLLVLVVLTTVSLWLFTRMRKNLERAEKKRLAAVSMGKLTLIFFLLGIGYAVIRRTLFIVYPPILSDGLFNFVVMQTLFYVPFFMLGALAFISPELKALFTTPSRGCTLAAAFAFIAYLLNQRYGSGDAWMYETEYVITMVLGLWMVNVVFSLGHRLLNFQSARVTYFVNASLFIYLVHHPLTLFFGAYITPHITSNLLGFICGLIFVVGIALVLYEIHLRIPLLKFLFSGKPPVRQEQSKKVTG, encoded by the coding sequence ATGAATCCCGTACCCGCACAGCGTGAATATTTTCTTGACTCCATCCGCGCCTGGCTGATGTTGTTGGGTATTCCCTTCCATATCTCATTGATCTATTCCGGCCATACCTGGCATGTGAACAGCGCCGAGCCCTCATGGTGGCTGACTCTGTTTAACGATTTTATCCATTCATTCCGGATGCAGGTCTTTTTCGTTATTTCCGGTTATTTTTCGTACATGTTATTCCTGCGTTATCCATTGAAACGCTGGTGGAAAGTACGCGTTGAGCGCGTAGGCATTCCGATGCTTACGGCTATTCCCCTGCTGACATTGCCGCAATTTATTATGCTGCAATACGTCAAAGGAAAAGCCGACAGTTGGCAAACGCTTTCACTGTATGAAAAATACAACACGCTGGCCTGGGAATTAATTTCTCATCTGTGGTTTTTACTGGTTCTGGTGGTATTAACAACCGTCAGTCTGTGGTTATTTACCCGGATGCGAAAAAACCTGGAAAGAGCGGAAAAAAAACGGCTGGCCGCCGTGTCGATGGGCAAACTGACGCTCATCTTTTTCTTACTGGGTATAGGTTATGCGGTGATACGGCGGACGCTGTTCATTGTTTACCCACCCATTCTTAGCGACGGCTTGTTTAATTTCGTGGTGATGCAAACGCTCTTTTATGTGCCTTTCTTTATGTTGGGTGCGCTGGCCTTTATCTCACCTGAGCTTAAAGCGCTTTTCACCACCCCTTCCCGGGGATGTACGCTGGCGGCGGCTTTCGCTTTCATCGCCTATTTGCTGAATCAGCGCTACGGCAGTGGCGATGCATGGATGTACGAAACGGAATATGTCATCACCATGGTGCTAGGATTATGGATGGTCAATGTAGTGTTTTCTCTCGGCCACCGTTTACTCAATTTCCAGTCAGCCCGCGTCACCTATTTTGTGAATGCGTCACTGTTTATTTATCTGGTACACCATCCGTTAACACTGTTTTTCGGCGCCTATATTACGCCACATATTACCTCGAATCTGTTGGGCTTTATCTGCGGGCTGATCTTTGTGGTTGGCATCGCACTGGTATTGTATGAGATTCATTTGCGCATTCCGCTGCTTAAATTCCTGTTCTCCGGCAAACCGCCGGTCAGACAGGAACAAAGCAAAAAAGTGACCGGCTAA
- a CDS encoding phospholipase D family protein codes for MMTKQPDSTSVYLPNKAMNELTRLARATRPLCDNHPGECGILALDNSLDAFAARYRLAEMAERTLDVQYYIWEDDMSGRLLFAVLLAAAKRGVHVRLLLDDNNTPGLDDTLQLLDAHPNIEVRLFNPFSFRMLRMLGYLTDFARLNRRMHNKSYTADGVVTLVGGRNIGDAYFGAGEEPLFSDLDVMAIGPVVREVAEDFERYWHCASVSTLKSVLALSEQEITERIELPDAWYNDPITRRYQHKLKTSPFMTHLDRGTLPLIWAKTRLLSDDPLKGQGKAQRHSILPQRLFDVMGSPTERIDIISAYFVPTRAGVAQLLKLVRKGVKIAILTNSLAANDVAVVHAGYARWRKKLLRYGVELYELKPTRERQVVLHDRGLTGNSGSSLHAKTFSIDGRKVFIGSLNFDPRSTLLNTEMGFVIESETLATLIHNRFIESQRDAAWQLRLDRWGRINWVDRQQDEELVLKKEPATGFWKRVLVRLATLLPVEWLL; via the coding sequence ATGATGACGAAACAACCCGACTCTACCAGCGTCTACTTACCCAACAAGGCGATGAATGAGCTGACTCGCCTCGCCCGCGCCACGCGTCCTCTGTGCGACAATCACCCCGGAGAGTGCGGCATTCTTGCGCTCGATAACAGTCTGGACGCCTTTGCCGCCCGTTACCGGCTGGCGGAAATGGCGGAGCGCACGCTGGATGTTCAGTACTATATCTGGGAAGACGACATGTCCGGGCGACTGCTGTTCGCTGTTCTTCTGGCGGCGGCGAAACGTGGTGTCCATGTGCGCCTGTTGCTTGATGACAACAACACGCCAGGGCTGGATGACACTCTGCAACTGCTCGATGCCCATCCCAACATTGAAGTTCGCCTGTTTAATCCTTTCTCTTTTCGCATGCTACGGATGCTGGGTTATCTGACCGATTTCGCCAGGCTAAACCGACGGATGCATAACAAAAGCTATACCGCAGACGGTGTTGTCACCCTGGTAGGCGGGCGAAACATTGGCGATGCCTATTTTGGCGCGGGCGAGGAGCCGCTGTTCTCCGATCTGGACGTGATGGCCATCGGACCCGTCGTCAGGGAGGTTGCTGAGGATTTTGAACGCTACTGGCATTGCGCGTCGGTTTCGACGTTGAAATCGGTACTGGCACTTTCCGAGCAAGAGATCACCGAACGCATTGAGCTACCCGACGCCTGGTACAACGATCCCATCACCCGTCGATATCAGCATAAACTGAAAACCAGCCCGTTTATGACCCATCTCGATCGCGGAACGCTACCGCTTATCTGGGCGAAGACCCGGCTGTTAAGTGACGATCCCTTAAAAGGCCAGGGGAAAGCGCAGCGCCACTCTATACTGCCACAACGACTGTTTGACGTGATGGGTTCGCCGACGGAGCGGATTGACATTATTTCTGCCTATTTTGTCCCGACCCGTGCAGGCGTCGCGCAGTTGCTGAAACTGGTGCGTAAAGGCGTCAAAATTGCGATTCTCACCAATTCATTAGCCGCCAATGATGTCGCGGTGGTACATGCCGGATATGCGCGCTGGCGGAAGAAACTACTGCGTTATGGTGTCGAGCTCTATGAACTGAAGCCGACGCGTGAACGTCAGGTGGTACTGCACGACAGGGGGCTTACGGGGAACTCCGGTTCCAGCCTGCATGCCAAAACGTTCAGTATTGACGGGCGTAAGGTGTTTATTGGTTCACTGAATTTTGATCCCCGTTCCACGTTGCTGAACACGGAAATGGGATTTGTGATTGAAAGCGAGACGCTGGCGACGCTTATCCATAACCGGTTCATTGAGAGTCAACGCGATGCGGCCTGGCAATTACGCCTCGATCGCTGGGGGCGAATTAACTGGGTGGATCGGCAGCAGGACGAAGAACTGGTGTTAAAAAAAGAACCCGCCACAGGATTCTGGAAGCGGGTTCTGGTGCGACTGGCGACGCTATTGCCTGTCGAGTGGCTGCTTTAA
- the mdoG gene encoding glucans biosynthesis protein MdoG: MMKMRWLGAAVMLTLYTSSAWAFSIDDVAKQAQSLAGKGYEAPKSNLPSVFRDMKYADYQQIQFNRDKAYWSNLKTPFKLEFYHQGMYFDTPVKINEVTATTVKRIKYSPDYFNFGDVQHDKDTVKDLGFAGFKVLYPINSKDKNDEIVSMLGASYFRVLGAGQVYGLSARGLAIDTALPSGEEFPRFREFWIERPKPTDKRLTIYALLDSPRATGAYRFVIIPGRDTVVDVQSKVYLRDKVGKLGVAPLTSMFLYGPNQPSPATNYRPELHDSNGLSIHAGNGEWIWRPLNNPKHLAVSSFAMENPQGFGLLQRGRQFSRFEDLDDRYDLRPSAWITPKGEWGKGKIELVEIPTNDETNDNIVAYWTPDQLPEPGKEMNFKYTLTFSRDEDKLHAPDNAWVQQTRRSTGDVKQSNLIRQPDGTIAFVVDFTGTDMKKLPQDTPVTAQTSIGDNGEIVETTVRYNPITKGWRMTMRVKVKDVKKTTEMRAALVNADQTLSETWSYQLPANE, encoded by the coding sequence ATGATGAAAATGCGTTGGTTGGGTGCGGCAGTTATGTTAACGCTGTACACGTCGTCGGCCTGGGCCTTCTCCATCGATGATGTTGCAAAGCAAGCTCAATCCTTAGCCGGTAAAGGCTATGAGGCGCCAAAAAGTAACTTGCCCTCCGTTTTCCGCGACATGAAATATGCGGACTATCAGCAGATCCAGTTTAATCGCGACAAAGCATACTGGAGCAATCTCAAGACCCCATTCAAGCTCGAGTTCTACCACCAGGGTATGTACTTCGACACGCCGGTCAAAATCAATGAAGTCACGGCAACTACGGTTAAAAGAATCAAATACAGCCCGGACTACTTCAATTTCGGCGACGTTCAGCATGATAAAGACACGGTAAAAGATCTCGGCTTTGCGGGTTTCAAAGTGTTGTACCCGATCAACAGCAAAGACAAAAACGATGAAATCGTCAGCATGCTTGGCGCAAGCTACTTCCGCGTCCTGGGGGCCGGTCAGGTGTATGGCCTTTCTGCGCGCGGTCTGGCTATTGATACCGCGCTGCCTTCAGGTGAAGAATTTCCCCGCTTCCGTGAGTTCTGGATCGAACGTCCAAAACCAACTGACAAGCGCCTGACGATTTATGCCTTACTGGACTCTCCGCGTGCGACCGGGGCCTATCGTTTTGTGATAATTCCTGGGCGTGACACCGTTGTCGACGTGCAGTCGAAAGTCTACCTGCGTGATAAGGTCGGTAAACTGGGCGTGGCGCCGTTAACCAGTATGTTCCTGTATGGGCCAAACCAGCCTTCACCGGCGACGAACTATCGTCCGGAACTGCATGACTCCAACGGTTTGTCGATTCATGCCGGCAACGGTGAATGGATCTGGCGTCCGCTGAATAACCCGAAACACCTCGCGGTGAGCAGTTTTGCGATGGAAAACCCGCAAGGGTTTGGTCTGCTCCAGCGCGGCCGTCAGTTCTCTCGCTTTGAAGATCTCGACGACCGTTACGATCTGCGCCCAAGCGCCTGGATTACACCGAAAGGCGAGTGGGGCAAGGGTAAGATTGAACTGGTTGAAATCCCGACCAATGACGAAACCAACGATAACATCGTCGCTTACTGGACGCCGGATCAACTGCCTGAGCCTGGCAAAGAGATGAACTTTAAATACACCCTGACGTTCAGCCGCGATGAAGACAAACTTCATGCGCCGGATAACGCCTGGGTGCAGCAGACGCGTCGTTCAACCGGCGATGTCAAACAGTCTAATCTCATTCGCCAGCCTGACGGCACGATCGCCTTCGTGGTGGACTTCACCGGCACGGACATGAAAAAACTGCCGCAGGATACCCCGGTCACCGCGCAAACCAGCATTGGCGACAACGGCGAGATCGTGGAAACAACAGTCCGTTACAACCCGATCACCAAAGGTTGGCGTATGACGATGCGCGTGAAAGTGAAAGATGTGAAGAAAACCACTGAAATGCGTGCGGCATTAGTCAATGCCGATCAGACGTTGAGTGAAACCTGGAGCTACCAGTTACCTGCCAATGAATAA